AGGGCGCTAAACTAGGCCACTGCTAAATAACATTCATTTTTTATGATGAAACGAAAATTGCTGTTCGCGATTGTGGATTCGTATACCTAGAATTTAATCGCCGTTTCGGTAAGTTAGGGGCACTGAAAATGAGAATGGATTCTAGGCCAGTTGTTTTATTACTAAAAATAGCACAAAATGCTTCTGCTAAAGGaggcagacatttttttctGTCGTGTAACTTGTTTTTTCCTGCCATTTTTGGCGCAATGCCTAGATGcgtgatttgatttgcttttaTTATATTGGTGACAACAATTCAAATTACTATGTAGGTCAGAGTTTCGGACATATGTTTAGTTTTGCAAAACGTTCCAATTAATCAGTTTATTCATTGACAGTGGTATTCCACTCCACTATCTATGGTTTATTCACCGCACTAACGAAAAACTTGCAGAATTTCAAATCTTTGTTCTTTGCTATCAGTACTTTGCAGTCAAAAGAACTATGACGTCATAGGACCATTCTCTTAACTTTTCAGTGCGATACATATCTGTTGAGTATGGCAACCTTTCGACTCACATCCACAGGATTGCTTTGCATAACGATTGGGTATGTACAATAGAGGGGAATTGGTGTATGACTTCCGATTTTAAAATCAGAAGTGACTTCGCATGTTCCAAAATGAGTGGGCACATCCTGTCCCATATGTGGCGCCCGCAATATATCAACCGACAATTTTAGATGGTCCCATCCTCAACAAGATGTCAACTTAGGCAGTGATGGATATTTCTGTTTCGCCCAAAGTTGGTTAATTTTCCTGACATTTTAAGGAAATTGAATACAGGTCAGATCGAGCATCTATTCCGTGATAGGGAAAAACACCTTTCGTtcaaacaattattcatagtcCATGCTTCAATTTATTGCGTTTTAAGGCCTCCGGCGACATGCGCGTTGAAATTCACAATGCAGAATGATTTGTTAAAGATGCAATTTTTGCAGTTTcgggaaaagtgaaaaaactTGCAATAGGACAATTTTTCTAATAAccataaaatatgaattttcggTCCGTTTTTCCCAACACATTTCCATGCAAGTAATCTTTCAAAGCAGATTCTCCACTAGGTCTTTTGTCCTGAACTTGAGTTTCCACTCCAGCCCCCGCCTCCTACAAGTTTGAGTTACTATACCTTTGTCAGCGATCTCTTATCGTTCTGGTAATCTGGATGGGCATGGAAGAAGCTAGCGTGATGACTGGTGATCTGGTTGAACCATATGGTCTCCTTGGTGACAGGGTGTGTGATGGTTGGCGGTAGAGAGTAATAGTAAGTTATTGAGTCGTCATCATTCCACTTGAACTCGTACCCTGTATGGTTCATGAAACACAGGCGGTGATCAACAATTGTCGGATAAAACCCCGTGCCGTTCTGCATATGTCTTAGGCTGTGACAGACGATTGCACCTAAACTCCTTGAAGCTTTTAGGCCACCGTATCTTTCTCCACAACCTCCGCGTCGGCGAAGTGTACATGAATGCTAATTTCCTTGACCATACTCTATAGAACCCTGCATGATAACTTTTTAACGTGTTACGGACGATCGCTTACAATCATGTTTGTGTTATCTCACAACAACAGGGAAAGTTGTGATATGCCAAACTTTCCCTAAATTCCATGTAAATATAGTGCGcacatcgaaaattaaatttatttatttttctctatataAACAAGGACAAAAATTGGGTGACCGTAGCATTAAAAAGtagtaaaagaagaaaaataccGAAAAGTGACCGACATTTGAGTTTCGAATTCTCTGTCGTTTTCTATTgtttactcaaaaaagtaaacataAGAGCTTAAAAACTTCGAAAGTTCGTTTTGGAGGTTTCAAGCTCAGTTATTGCAAGCTGCAAACCAATGGGGGAAATTAAAAGTGAGATTTCGACATGACAAAAAATAATTCCCCGCATAAAAATAGAGATAATAAATTAACCTTTACATTAATAATTACTGTAGCCATTATAAAAATACTATGAATATACTTGCCTTGTTCGCGGCAATGTTTTTCAACCTCTCCCCTTTCCTCTGTCATGAACACGTTCTGCCAATATACATAATTACTACGCGACCTGTCACAAATGTTTCTATAGTAACGGACGCCTTTCCTGTTTAGCTTTTCCATCAACAGTTTGTCGAGTTGGTTGAGCACTTCGCCAAAGTAGGCTACCGGTGTTTCACCGCTGTTTTGATCCTCTGGAGGTCTTACACAGAAGAACAGTATCTGTGAACGACACAGGGAATAATTATaaagttaaaataaaatttggaataaatgttAGGTTTTGAATCAGCCATAAGGCCCAAGATGAAACTTTGTTTCCCCATCAAAGTCATGCGACAAATCAGTTTTATTTTCtcagttcaattttttgagttaaTAAGATACAGCTGTCGACTCGAAGTGGAGATGACAGGAATGTGTTTTCTTAATTCCATaaaaaataaccataaaagGGGCCAGCGCACTTGgctagattttttttcaaaaaacccTTTCCGAAATTGTTCAATTAAATCAGAGATCTTTTCAGTTCTACTCCTGAGTCAAGTAGAATGATATCGCACAATGGCCTATACTATTCATAATCCTTACGACTGACTTTTGCGAAACTATAGCATCATTTTGCCTTTAAAGTCATTACAAATAAAGGGCGTGTCCACTTTCGTAGGATATTTGGCACTTTGCCCATGAAACCAAAATAAGCCATGACATCACCaaataagcaaacaaaaaaatctGAGTGGGATCGAGCTGGTCACCACAGGAAACCCCGTTACGATTTTATCAGTGATGTGTTTGTGTTATCGTAAAAGAAAACTGGTATTGATGCAAAGGCATGCTCTCTCTTAAGGttatatttcaaagttttcaaatagCTTACAATCATGATCCATTtcaatttctgagaaaaaaaatatgtaccTAGGGAATCACCATTACATCTCAGGGTAGGGCgttccaaaatttgaaaatcatttcCTCGATCATAACAGATAACAGCAGATAACATACTATTACATTAATTTACACCTCCTTTTTATTTGCCTCTCGTCAGTGAATATTTGGTTTGgttgcaaaaaaattgtatcacaCTTTCCGTTCTGCAGACTCACccctttttgatcacccctcccAAGATATAATTTTCCACCCCTTATACCTTTGTCGGGAAATACGATAGATTAGCCATCTCTATATGTAAGTCTATGGTAAATTCCAACGGCTCGTCACTGGCCGTCATTACGTTCTCCGTGACTAAGTCCCGTCTACCGGCGCCGCCCCTGTATTTCAAAGACGAGTATCCCAGTCCCTTGACAAACTTCCCAAAATCCTCTGCGGTGTGGAGAGGGAGATCCCGAAATAGGATGGCTCCTGTCAAGACAAAAACCAAGGTGAACAACAAAGTGCACGGTTGCATTAACTATGGGACAATTGTATGAGGCTAGGCATAGCAAGTGAAAGAAATCTAGACATATTCTTTTGTCCAGTTTTtactatataaaatattttacacctgaaaaaaaatgataattagATGTTTGAGCTCACGCTTTTCAAAGTTCGAGTTACAAGAGTTCTTAACAAACTATGATAATATTATGGAACTTACACAGTAATCTCAAAAGTAGTTGCAATTGTGTTAACAGTATGTCTTGAAGCTACAGCTATTGAGCGGGAAAATTGCCTAACAATCATGGTACCGATCACTGAATGTTCTCAAGTTGACGATAAAAAAACCTCAAGTGAAATTCACGGTAACGCCCGTTTCAGTCACATTTTCACCTCCCCTAGATACGGGTTTCTTAAGTCTTATAAGATTTTGAGTTATGTTTACATGtcttacaatattttgaaacaacacCTTGCAATATATCTCAACGAAAATGATCCTCCGAGATTGCGGGAATATGCAATCAAGGTATCTCCTCATAATTAAAGCGCGGACAAATATTTGTGGAGCCTACACCCGACGCTTGGCCACATTACGATTTGAAATTTCGACTGACAAGCGGCGACTTGGGAATTTGAGTAATAGTTGAAAAAGCTAAAACTGCGTTTCACAAGCCTGTTTATCTGGATTTCCACTCTACACTGGCCACCACAGCTgtagaaaacaacaacaacaaccataataataataattaattaataataaagtattatatagaaataataacacgaataataataggttcaatttccgtgaaaatttcactataagggtattttgggtcgaaaagaccaaatatgatatcgatttcactgccccatgtttccatggtaaccattttaggtgttgaaaatttcaggttttctaatatcccatgaaaagttactttcattgatatgaaaattatctagtggggaagttcgggtcagagaacacaaatgccagacttattttaatgttttgagttgccatagtaactattttgggattgaaaatgttacatttccCTAAtccctattaaagaactattaattgatgtgaaaaaattgataataaggggttttctggtcagcacaccaaaaaaatcacactcattttaatgtgagatgtttccatggcaaccattcaggagtaagaacaattttttttttcagaagtcccaCAGCTTTAATGAACTgtttttagatttctatataatacttatagcccctaaacttgtaataataataattaatataagtattatatagaaataataacacgaataataataggttcaatttccatgataatttcaccataacggtattttgggtcgaaaagaccaaatatgatatcgatttcactgccccatgtttccatggtaaccattttaggggttgaaaatttcagtttttctaatatcccatgaaaagttactttgattgttatgaaaattatctagtgggggagtttgggtcagacaacacaaaacaccagacttattttaatgtttcgagttgccatggtaaccagtttgggatttaaaatgttactttttccctaattcctattaaagaactattgattgatgtaaaaaattgataataagggtttttctggttagcacaccaaaaaaattacactcattttaatgtgagatgtttccatggcaaccattcagaagtaaaaattaccagtttttcaaagattccacctaaaatccagtaatcaacagaatgtgttatatcaaagggatattttgggttagaaagaccaaatatccagtgtaaaaatccattaatcaacagaaatattataccaaagggttattttagattagaaagacaaaatatgatatccatttttactgccctgtgtttccatagtaacctatttgcgttttaaaatttcatttttttttcaaaattccattaaaagtaatcccagtaactatgcaaatgctctcctaagtgtatttatcacagcatgaactcaatgttcatttttgttttatgttgccatggtaacctatttgggaaccacagcttttttatttaaaacaatagaccctTGAAAGGGTCTATGTtgaaacataattcactgtttcttatttattttatggatttctaagtaacaacttttaacgtttgttctataataataataataattgtaatttctttgccttcattctaggaagaataattaagataatgtacattggggccattgttatcaaaatttgttttccgtttattttagtgtgtttgaattaattttataagaccagaaataatttttaaaccagaaatatttttcaaactttttaattttgtttcatgcagtcatcccaaataagtgttatagagtatagtaccaacttattatgcattcatcgaattaattttatgccttcaaattaattttatgtgctaaaattaattctacttgaatctcaaattaattttatgaacccaattccccttatcacccaatgtaccattatttatcagaaacagtaacagtagcgcacagtttttgtttttgttttatttaaaacataattcactggtacttatttattttatggatttataattaacgacgtattataatgttcattttataataattattttgatttctttgcctcattccaggaagaataatgaagacaaattatttctgattgtttaactaaagtaaaattatggccatgtagtggtgcattattttttgtgtgacctggcgtgaccccataaactctatgattctgatgatagctagatctcccctttccatggtagcaatggctaaatttgaacatggtccctgtataccttgaaacattttttttaaacccagcaggccaagacaaggggaaatattacaagttaaatgtttcatgtttaatattgcccagggctcgaaattaactttttttccctggtagtccacttgggcaaccatattctgaagttggtagcccggtgacactggctggtagcccatgcatattttagatcaggggtatcttttttcgttaaccagacaagaaagggctattttacaaggttctgcccatgaagtgaattttctagtgttttgatgtgaatacttgcacacctttaatgcccaaggaaacaggtgtaatggacgacagtgggattcaaaagttttgtgacctataaacaacccgtttcactctcatagttgtatgcaaattttaaaggtCGTCATGataacatgacaacaatatggccttttcagcactgagatatactgtagcagggctaaaaatagaccatggcccttctgttgggaggaggcataatttccgtgtcattgtgattgatacattattatcaaaatgcaacgagaatgtatttttattggccatcataccctgtgcctgtcattcaagtacgtcagttcagatatggaaactttgttgaaaagttccaccgcacggccggtcgtacTATATCGTCTCTACTATGGCAAAtaatgcccagctgggtttgactgcagtTTTGTCTACATTCCCATTCAATCTATCTTCCAACAGAAAACACAATACACAATGCTAATCACTTTGTTCATGAGGAATGAGGCTCACGTGCTTTACTCGGTGTCTCACAGTGCCCCGGCCCGTTGAAGCGTGAGTCTGGACTGGTGCTACCTCGTGTGGCACCCTCACTTCATCCACAGTCACAGCCAATCAACGGCCTATAAATGTTTCCTTCGAAACTTCCCACCAATCACCGATCAAGGCAATCCCGCCAAGATTACAACAGCATTGCAGCTGGTGTCATTTCCTTTGCTACAGTTTACATACTTTGTATCTATCAGCTGAGATCCACCCCAGCCTACATAGCTACATATCTCTGTGccgacaaaacaaaattttaacgCTTTACTTCGAACCgctataaaatattatttatctagctcgtcccaaagtgacggacgcatctttcaacctttcagcttggcgaaaaacgcatttattgattcgccaaaggcctgtgtggactcgcttatttttgcacaaatgtgctacatggacatatgaaaaagttgttgaatactcactgtttcagtgaatccgccatgcatgatgagagttctcaaatcaaaaactgttgccgagctcgaatacaaaggtcttctcattaaattacgtcattgttatacaagagttagcattccaaagtctgtcaccctgatttttttaaactttggaGAAGgctggcatttccatctgaatgattgaacgacgtgaaacgcaaaattccatcgcatattatctggcaatatgtacagtagaaatactgtataccgtcgctccgGGTacggtataagcttatactccacaaaatggccacaggcggcgtgaactttctgaaaggatttcctaaacgtcccacttgttaccttagggactcacttgtgatgtcctgaaaagtattctctgcagtaattcaagtttctgtcaacatgcaaagctcaacgacaagattatagcacgagacgtagtgtacagactacacattcacgcgcagtaaactcaattgcgcatgctcatattggcagactacactggcaaacgagtgtgcatgcgtgaaggtatatttgcagcaaatacactggcatagactctccacagtcgctgtgccttattttgtgcacgcccacgactgccacgatgggcctgcattcgaacacctctttttcagaattcccacagcttcaatgaactgttattagatttctatataatacttatagcccctaaacttgtaataataataataataataataataataataataataataattaatataattaatataagtattatatagaaataataatgcgaataataataggttcaatttccgtgaaaatttcaccataagggtattttgggtcgaaaagaccaaatatgatgtcgatttcactgccccatgtttccatggtaaccgttttaggggttgaaaatttcagtttttctaatatcccataaaaagttactttgattgatatgaaaattatctattttaattttttgagttgccatggtaactattctgggattgaaaatgttactttttccctaattcctattaaagaactattgattgatgtaaaaattgataataagggttagcgcaccaaaaaaaatcaaactcattttaatgtgagatgtttccatggcaaccattcagaaGTAAacattaccagtttttcaaagattccacctaaaatccaggaatcaacagaatgtgttatatcaaagggatattttgggttagaaagaccaaatatccagtgtaaaaatccagtaatcaacagaaatattataccaaagggttatttcaggttagaaagacaaaatatgatatccatttttactgccctgtgtttccatagtaacctatttgcgttttaaaatttcaatgtttttcctaatcccagttactatgcaaatgctctcctaagtgtatttataacagcatgaactccatgttcatttttgttttatgttgccatagtaaccatttcagtaaccacagttgctttttatttaaaaccacaGACCCccgagagggtctatgttaaaacataattcactagtttttatttattttatggattttaaagtaacaacttttaatatttgttctataataataataataataataataataataataattgtaatttctttgcctttattgtagaaagaataataaagataatgtatattggggccatttggtcaaaattatgttttccgttaattttagtgtgttagaattaatattacatagaccagaaataacttttcaagcatttttaattgtgtttcatgcagtcatcccaaataagtgttccatagtatattactaacctattatgcatttatcgaattaagtttatgccttcaaattaattttatgtgctgaaattaattctactaatatcacccaatgtaccagtatatttatcacaagcagtaacagtagcacacattttttttttgttttatttaaaacataattcactggttcttatttattttatggatttataattataCGAAGtataataatattcattttagaataaattattttgatttctttgtctcattccaggaagaataatgaacacaaattatttctgattgtttaactaaagtaaaattatggccaagtagtggtgcattattttttgtgtgacctggcgtgaccccataaactctatgattctgatgattagcttgatctcccctttccatggtagcaatggctaaatttgaacatggtccctgtttacctttaaacatttttttaaaaccaagcaagccaagacaaggggaattattacaagttaaatgtttcataatcgcaatcataccaatccataatccaatgacagtaggtcggaattcggaagacaatagttgtaaacatagacacaaaacagcacagaacagacagtgaatagacggtacacaaacaaagtcacattcatgaaagaaagatatatggacctctggccagaagaccaagaagtgatgtcaggtgtttcatgtttaatattgcccagggctcaaaattaactttttttccctgctagtccacttgggcaaccatattctgaagttggtagcccggtggcactggctggtagcccatgcatattttagatcaggggtatcttttttcgttaaccagagaAGAAAGGactattttacaaggttttgcccatgaagtgaattttctagtcttttgatgtgtatacttgcacacctttaatgcccaaggaaacaggtgtaatggacgacagtgggactcaaaggttttgtgacctataaacaacccgtttcactctcaaagttgtatgcaaattttaaaagtcgccatgacaacatgacaacaatatggccttttcagcactgagacatatactgtagcagggctaaaaatagaccatggccattgaggcataatttccatgtcattgtgattgatacattattatcaaaatgcaacgagagtgcgtttttattggccattgtttcctgtgcctgtcattcaagtacgtcagttcagatatggaaactttgttgcaaagttccaccgcacggccgatcatctccagaacaaagtcatacaatGACGTTTAGATGCTGATAATGCTAATAAGCTTGATAAATGGTATACTTCACTTGGTGCAAACCATTTAAAAACCAAAGTCTACAATCAGGCAATCTGGGAAAATATTTACTCGtgcacaaaagaaacaaaattgagAGAATTTCAGTGGAAATTGCTGCACCGGTTATTaccatgtaataaaatatttgtttttttggaAGAAAATTGATTCCATGAACTGTCACCTTTGTCAGGTACCAGAATCTTTAGAACACAAATACCTGGATTGTCAGATTGCTAAAAATCTCTGGAGGAGAATTACAGGGACtatttgtaattatttgaaTAGAAATGTAACTTTATCCAATACTGAcattatttttaattgtaacaCAAAAAAATTTGTTGGCAAAAAGTTTGATGGCGAAGTCAtcaaagtgttgattttgcttGGAAAATGGTCAATTCATAAATTTTGGCTCGGTGACAAGAGTGTACCTTTAAATGTACTGTTCCGACACGAGTGTGTTATGAGATGTAAAGTGGAGAAAGTTTCACGAAGAGATGAATTCGTagaagcttttgaaaaaataatagatttgatttaatttatttgtatttcttgCAAGTGTAGGATTTGTTGTATAACATGATCGATGTGAAACTTCCtgacaattttaaataaaagataaaaaaaaagtcatacaatggcaaatttctatgcgaagctgggtttgactgcatttatctagctcgtcccaaagtgacggacgcatctttcaacctttctgcctggtgaaaaacgcatttattgattcgccaaaggcctgtggactcgatttctatataatacttatagcccctaaacttgtaataattaatataagtattatatagaaataataacgcgaataataataggtccaatttctgtgaaaatttcatcatatgggtattttgggtcgaaaagaccaaatatgatatcgaattcactgccccatgtttccatggtaaccattttaggggttgaaaatttcagtttttctaatatcccatgaaacgttactttgattgatatgaaaattatctattgggggagttcgggtcagagaacacaaaaaccagacttattttaatgtttcgagttgccatggtaactatttccAGAACAATgtcatattatggcaaatttctgtgcccagtttggtttgactgcatttatctagctcgtcccaaagtgacggacgcatctttcaacctttcagcttggtgaaaaacgcatttattgattcgccaaaggcctgtggattcgcttatttttgcacaagtgctacatggacataggaaaaacttcgactcaccctagccctctcgattgttgaatacaaccacggtccatgatgagagtgctcgaatcaaaaactgtagccatgctcgaatacaaatattacgccattcttgatatacaagagttagcattccaaagtctgtcaccattttttttcaaagttttgagaagggcggtatttccatctgaatgattgaacgacgtgaaacgcaaaattccatcgcatatgttccggcaatatgtgcactgtacagtagaaatactgtatacgctgcagcCAGTGCAGGTacactccacaaaatggccacagacagcgtgaactttctgaaaggatttcctaaacgtcctccttggtaccttagagacttacatgtgatgtcctggaaagtattctctgcagtaattccagtttctgttaaCATGCACACATTTTATAGCTGAACGACATGATAGCGCGAGAGAGTTCTGACACATTCTCGCGCTCCCAGGCTGGCAGACTACGTCACCTGTGTTTTGCTTCCGGCGCGGCCGACTTGGCAACTTAGGTTGAGCAAACAAATAACGAACAGCCGAACGCACTctcagtgatggcggccatcgTATTGTATGCATACCGAGACGATCGCTCGCCGTGCGCGTGTTGTTCCTCGAATTCTGACCcataattatttaaaaaatgcattcaAATGTGATAGTGAAAGCTGTTCTCAATTAATAAGGTGGCATACTCAGCATAGCTGGATGTTTATCGCtagtttacctttgacctcgcGACATTTGCAGGAGAAGTTTCTTAGCACGGACAACTTGATAACATAAAGCATGGCGGTCTGTaagtattttcattaatgtGATGTGTAATTTACGAGGTTCAGATTTTAAgtaaatcaattttaacaagATTGAAACCGATTTAACCGTGTCCGCAGTGATTTAATCTGTACATTTCATGGCGTGATTtgtcatgggttattttttatgcgtgtgggttttttttatttacgtcCATATGGCATGATATGTGCGTTGCAGTTGAGCATAGTTTTTCGGACCATCACGCATGTCTCCCTGGTAACGGGTTTGTTTACACACTGGCATATTTTCTGGCGCCTTTTTCAATCGTCTGTTGGCCTAGACTGTGAAAATGTCATTCCAATTTCATGCTCGTGTGCTAAAAAACTGGTGTCGTATTTGTGCACGGAAAATAAATGGCACAAGTTATCCATGCTCCAATTTTATCGTGGAGTTAAAGAATTGTTTCAGAGTACAGTTTTAGTGAAGACATTCTGATGTTCACCCGTCCAATTTTTGTTGTCTCTGTAAGAGAGTCATTGCTTCATGGCAGCAGGCAGAAAGCAATAACAAAACCTATCGGCCAGGGACACACGTAGTGAAATGGTCCAGACACTGTAGAGGACGGAGATGTGCGGTGTGTGATGCATTGTGTAAggcaggaaagaaaaagaaagacagtaaAAACAGGGGCAGACCAAGTCAATACCAAGGCAGTGACATTTCTGGTATCACTGGCAAGGAGACAGGAAAGACGGGGAAACTACAGAGTGAAACTCATGGCAGTTGTGCCACTGCAAGATCTGCAACACAACATGGAACGGTGTGTTTACCAGTCCATTGCTGGAGACCACTGCTTCTCGTCAGTGAGCCCATTTCCATCAGAAGCCACCATACTCCAGTCCCCATTCCTGACACAATCAATACCGAGACATCAAATGATGAAACATCAAGGGATAGGCAGAACAATATATGTGCAGTGAAGGCCGCAGAAATTGTGTTGCAGAATGTATCAGCGGTGCATATGCTGCCACAGTATGAAGAAATGGCAACAACACtagtcaagaaaaaaaaa
This genomic window from Ptychodera flava strain L36383 chromosome 10, AS_Pfla_20210202, whole genome shotgun sequence contains:
- the LOC139142584 gene encoding dapdiamide synthesis protein DdaC-like isoform X1, encoding MLSNFRVLTRWSNCASLLACSENFTVGVKVYSVGTRTLVNMASSSPRLVAGDVPMYTASALAGRPHFPGADRKDFPAYLGRPRRNFPMIIRPEDEKSALDFGIEEWAKLCKERIDSLLAEAGAILFRDLPLHTAEDFGKFVKGLGYSSLKYRGGAGRRDLVTENVMTASDEPLEFTIDLHIEMANLSYFPTKILFFCVRPPEDQNSGETPVAYFGEVLNQLDKLLMEKLNRKGVRYYRNICDRSRSNYVYWQNVFMTEERGEVEKHCREQGYEFKWNDDDSITYYYSLPPTITHPVTKETIWFNQITSHHASFFHAHPDYQNDKRSLTKYPFHCSFGDGEEFSDDEIAHMRQVQWTKAVGFHWQQGDVLVVDNLTTAHARLGVHNKDSQRRILASLLD
- the LOC139142584 gene encoding dapdiamide synthesis protein DdaC-like isoform X2, with protein sequence MKFQSKPFSPTQQGAILFRDLPLHTAEDFGKFVKGLGYSSLKYRGGAGRRDLVTENVMTASDEPLEFTIDLHIEMANLSYFPTKILFFCVRPPEDQNSGETPVAYFGEVLNQLDKLLMEKLNRKGVRYYRNICDRSRSNYVYWQNVFMTEERGEVEKHCREQGYEFKWNDDDSITYYYSLPPTITHPVTKETIWFNQITSHHASFFHAHPDYQNDKRSLTKYPFHCSFGDGEEFSDDEIAHMRQVQWTKAVGFHWQQGDVLVVDNLTTAHARLGVHNKDSQRRILASLLD